The genomic stretch CATTTTGATGTATATAGACTTTGTAATTCAGAAGAAATCTATGAGATAGGTTATGAAGATTATATTAATAATGGTGGAGTTGCACTTATTGAATGGGCTAATATTATTTTAGAGGATTTGCCAAAAGAATATATTAAAATTGAATTTAAGTATACAGAAAAAGAAGATGAAAGAATTGTAGATATTAGATATATAGGAAATAAGGAAAAGGAGGCAAAATTTAATGTTGATTTTGGGAATTGATACTTCAACTAAAATTTGTACTTGTTCAATATTTGATAGTGATAATGGAGTTATTGCTGAAACAAGTTTATCAGTAAAGAAAAATCATTCAAATATAGTTATGCCAATAATAGATAATTTATTTAAAATTTCAGACTTAAATATAAATGATATAGATAAAATTGCTGTTGCGATAGGTCCTGGCTCATTTACAGGAGTAAGAATTGCTTTGGGAATTGCTAAAGGCTTAGCTATGGCACTTAAAAAGCCTTTAATTGCTATTAATGAACTTGATATATTAGAAGCCATAGCAAGTGATAATGAAAATGAAATTATACCTTTAATAGATGCTAGAAAAGAAAGAGTATATTATAAGTATCAAAATAACTATGTAGATGATTATCTTATCAATTTAATTTCAAATTTTGATAAAAATAAAAAATATATTTTTGTTGGAGATGGGGCAACAAATTATAAAAATATTTTAAAAGAAAATCTAGGAGATAATGCTATTATTTTACCTATGTATAATGCTTTTCCAAGAGCTTCAATTTTATGTGAACTGGCTTTGAATAAAGAAGAAGCTAATATTTATACTTTAGAGCCTGAATATATAAGTAAATCAAGGGCAGAGAAAAATTTTTAATTTAATATTTTATTTTAAATATAATTAGGATTATTGTAAAAAATTGCAGTAATCCTATTTTTCATAAAAATTTTTCTACAAAAATATTAAATAAAGTAGTATAATAGGTAAAAAATATTTATTAATATGATTGCCCATTTTGGCTTAATGTTTGATATATTACAAAATTTTATTAAAGGGGAGATATTTTTTGAAAGCAAGTGAAAGAAAAATTACAAAATTATTTTCAGAAAGTGACACTGTATTTTCAATCCCTGTTTATCAGAGAGATTATAATTGGCAAGAAAAACAATGTCAAAGACTGTTTAAAGATATATTACAAACTGGAAAAAATGATAAAATAGCTTCATATTTTTTAGGAAGTATAGTTTATATACATGATGGAATTTATGGAACAGGTGAAAAAGAATTTCATGTGATTGATGGTCAACAGAGAATGACAACATTAACATTATTATTTCTGGCAATTTATTATAAATTAAAAGGAACAATACTTGGAAAGGCTGACAAAATATTTAATCAATATGTTATAAATCCTTATTCTGAGAAAGAAATAAAATTGAAATTACTTCCTCCTGAGGAAAATCTTAATATTTTATATAAAATTTCTAATAATAGATTTGATGAATTAGAAGAATTTCAAGATAGAAATATGCTTAAGAATTATTTATTTTTTGAAAAAGAATTAGAAAAATTAACATTTGAAGAAATTAATTATCTTTTAAAAGGAATAGAAAAGTTAATTTATATTGATATAGCCCTTGAAAAGGGAAAGGATGATCCACAAAAGATTTTTGAAAGTCTTAACTCAACAGGATTGGATTTATCACAGGGAGATTTGATTAGAAACTATATTTTAATGGATTTAGAAAGAAGCGAACAAAATCATATATACAAAGAATTTTGGATACCAATAGAAAATAATTGTAAAGTTAGTAATGGTAGTGAAATAACAAGCTATGTATCTGATTTTATAAGAGATTATTTGACTTTAAAGACTGAAAAAATTTCTTCTAAACCGAAAGTTTTTGAAGTATTCAAAACTTATTATGTAGATGAAACCCATAAAAAATTAGAAGATATGAAAAGATACTCAGAGGCATATTCTCTTATTATAAAACCATATTTAGAAAAGGATAAAGATATTCAGAGAGAGTTAGAAAATTTAAATTCTTTGGATAAAACAGTTATTAATACATTTCTTATAGGAATAATAAAAGATTATAAAGATGAAATTTTAGGAAAAGATGAATTTTTAAATATTCTTATTTTACTTCAAAGCTATTTATGGAGAAGATATATAACTGAAAAGCCAACTAATGCCTTAAATAAAATATTTCAGGGTATGTATTCAAAAATTTCAAAAAATAAAGATTATTATAAAAATTTGGAAGATATTTTAATGACACAAGAATTTCCAACAAATGAGGAATTAGAAAGTGCTTTAAAATTAAAAAATATGTATAAAGATAAAGAAAAATTAAATTATGTCTTTAAAAAATTAGAGAACTATAATCATAATGAGCTAATTGATTTTGATAATGAAAAAATTACAATAGAACATATTTTCCCTCAAAAACCTAGTAAGATTTGGAAAGAAAATTATTCTGATAGTGAGTTAGAACAAATGATAAGTTTTAAGGATACTATATCTAATTTAACTTTAACAGGAAGTAATTCAAATCTAAGTAATAAATCATTTTTGGAAAAAAGAGATGACGAAGTTCATGGATATAGAAATAGTAAACTTTATATGAATAAATATTTAGGTAAACTTGAAGAATGGAATCTTTTATCAATGGAAGCAAGATTTGAAAGTTTATATGAAGATATTGTTAAAATTTGGCAAAGACCAGAAGACAAAGTAACTGATGATATGGAAAAAATAACTTTTGTTTTAAAAGGAAATACCACTTCTGGAACTGGAAGATTATTGTCTAATGAAAAATTTGAGATCTTAAAAGGAACTTCAATAGTTTTAGAAGTTAAATCTGATAATCCTACAACTTTTAAAAGAAATAAAAATTTGATTAATGATTTATTAAGAAAAAATTTAATTGAAAAGTATGAAGATAAATATGTGTTTAAAGAAAACTATATCGCTACTTCACCAAGTGCTGCTGCTGTTTTAATTTTAGGTTATACTGCAAATGGATGGAATGTTTGGAAAACTTATGAAGGAAAACTTTTGAATGAATATAGGAGATAGAAATGTTATTTAGAAGTTTCTTTTTGGAATATTGTATAAATATAAAAAATCTTAATTTAAAAATTAGTTGGAAAGAGCAACCATTTTATAGAAAATTAATATTAACTTTAATTTTTATAGTTGCTATGATAGGGATTCCTTTTATTATAATAAAAGATGGAAGCTATTATAACTATTTTCTTTTTTTAGGATTGATATTAATACTTATAGGAGTCGGGTGGGATTTTACATCACATGGACAAAAAAAATTACTTCCTATAATTGAAAAACATTCTTCACAAAGATTAGAAGTACTTATAGAACTATTAAAAAAGTATTCAATATCTCTTTCAGATAAAGAAACTATAAGTTTATTAATAGAAGAAGCAAAGGAAAAAAAGAATGTAAATAATCCATTTATAGAGGTAAAAAAATCTATGAAGATATTTACTCTTTTGGTAGTTCCATTGATTACTTTAATAGTAGGAAAATTTTCTGCTAAACTTACAATTAAAGACAGTTTACCACTACTTTTAGTAGCGATTTTTATTTGTGGTATTATTATGATTATTTCTCCTTTTTTAGAAGATATTGTATA from Fusobacterium simiae encodes the following:
- a CDS encoding DUF4357 domain-containing protein yields the protein MKASERKITKLFSESDTVFSIPVYQRDYNWQEKQCQRLFKDILQTGKNDKIASYFLGSIVYIHDGIYGTGEKEFHVIDGQQRMTTLTLLFLAIYYKLKGTILGKADKIFNQYVINPYSEKEIKLKLLPPEENLNILYKISNNRFDELEEFQDRNMLKNYLFFEKELEKLTFEEINYLLKGIEKLIYIDIALEKGKDDPQKIFESLNSTGLDLSQGDLIRNYILMDLERSEQNHIYKEFWIPIENNCKVSNGSEITSYVSDFIRDYLTLKTEKISSKPKVFEVFKTYYVDETHKKLEDMKRYSEAYSLIIKPYLEKDKDIQRELENLNSLDKTVINTFLIGIIKDYKDEILGKDEFLNILILLQSYLWRRYITEKPTNALNKIFQGMYSKISKNKDYYKNLEDILMTQEFPTNEELESALKLKNMYKDKEKLNYVFKKLENYNHNELIDFDNEKITIEHIFPQKPSKIWKENYSDSELEQMISFKDTISNLTLTGSNSNLSNKSFLEKRDDEVHGYRNSKLYMNKYLGKLEEWNLLSMEARFESLYEDIVKIWQRPEDKVTDDMEKITFVLKGNTTSGTGRLLSNEKFEILKGTSIVLEVKSDNPTTFKRNKNLINDLLRKNLIEKYEDKYVFKENYIATSPSAAAVLILGYTANGWNVWKTYEGKLLNEYRR
- the tsaE gene encoding tRNA (adenosine(37)-N6)-threonylcarbamoyltransferase complex ATPase subunit type 1 TsaE, whose protein sequence is MEKVLTFKQIDELAKKLANYVEENTVIALIGDLGTGKTTFTKTFAKEFGVKENLKSPTFNYVLEYLSGRLPLYHFDVYRLCNSEEIYEIGYEDYINNGGVALIEWANIILEDLPKEYIKIEFKYTEKEDERIVDIRYIGNKEKEAKFNVDFGN
- the tsaB gene encoding tRNA (adenosine(37)-N6)-threonylcarbamoyltransferase complex dimerization subunit type 1 TsaB, with amino-acid sequence MLILGIDTSTKICTCSIFDSDNGVIAETSLSVKKNHSNIVMPIIDNLFKISDLNINDIDKIAVAIGPGSFTGVRIALGIAKGLAMALKKPLIAINELDILEAIASDNENEIIPLIDARKERVYYKYQNNYVDDYLINLISNFDKNKKYIFVGDGATNYKNILKENLGDNAIILPMYNAFPRASILCELALNKEEANIYTLEPEYISKSRAEKNF